In Desulfocurvus vexinensis DSM 17965, the following are encoded in one genomic region:
- a CDS encoding TetR/AcrR family transcriptional regulator — protein MTKKEKILYAALRLFANKGFADTSTAELAKATGVAESTIFYHFGSKEDLLLEVLRGVRRDVVRHFEEHEGEQGYASGLEKVEGLLGFYLYLSGVMEDAFLLLHRHYPYMLARENAVCREQLEAIYNCFIEFFERAVAQGRVDGSVAEVRERKVAMVLFTMVDGLARFKTYNLYDAGALFDEMIAAARKILTSSPSARTDV, from the coding sequence TGCGGCTGTTCGCCAACAAGGGCTTTGCCGACACCAGCACCGCCGAGCTGGCCAAGGCCACGGGCGTGGCCGAGAGCACCATCTTCTACCACTTCGGCAGCAAGGAGGACCTGCTGCTGGAAGTGTTGCGCGGAGTGCGCCGCGACGTGGTCCGCCATTTCGAGGAGCACGAGGGCGAGCAGGGCTACGCCAGCGGCCTGGAGAAGGTCGAGGGACTGCTCGGGTTCTATCTCTACCTCTCCGGGGTCATGGAGGACGCATTCCTGCTGCTGCACCGCCACTACCCCTACATGCTGGCCCGCGAGAACGCGGTCTGCCGCGAGCAGCTCGAGGCCATCTACAACTGCTTCATCGAGTTCTTCGAGCGGGCCGTGGCCCAGGGCCGGGTCGACGGGTCCGTGGCCGAGGTCCGCGAGCGCAAGGTGGCCATGGTCCTGTTCACCATGGTCGATGGCCTGGCGCGCTTCAAGACGTACAACCTCTACGACGCGGGCGCGCTGTTCGACGAGATGATCGCCGCGGCGCGCAAGATCCTGACCTCATCTCCTTCAGCAAGGACGGACGTGTGA